From the Acidovorax carolinensis genome, one window contains:
- the fdx gene encoding ISC system 2Fe-2S type ferredoxin has translation MPVIKILPHPEYCPSGAEITAPAGTSICEALLENHINIEHACDMSCACTTCHVIVRAGMESLNAAEEEEEDLLDRAWGLEPQSRLSCQAILAQKDLVVEIPKYSINHAKENH, from the coding sequence ATGCCCGTCATCAAGATACTGCCCCACCCTGAATATTGCCCCTCCGGCGCCGAGATCACCGCGCCTGCGGGCACATCCATCTGCGAAGCGCTGTTGGAGAACCACATCAACATCGAGCATGCCTGCGACATGAGTTGCGCATGCACCACCTGCCACGTCATTGTGCGGGCGGGCATGGAATCGCTCAATGCGGCCGAGGAAGAAGAAGAAGACCTGCTCGACCGCGCCTGGGGTCTGGAGCCCCAGTCGCGCCTGTCGTGCCAGGCCATCCTTGCACAGAAAGACCTGGTGGTGGAGATACCCAAATACTCCATCAACCATGCCAAGGAAAATCATTGA